Proteins from a single region of Candidatus Eisenbacteria bacterium:
- a CDS encoding heme-binding domain-containing protein: MSRSSKLALVVIVPVLLFAAVQLVPYGRNHANPPDGALVAFDSPATKQLAERACFDCHSNRTKWPWYSNIAPISWRIQRHVDEGRGELNLTAFDPASEDMADAAGEAGETITKGEMPPADYLLAHPEARLSSAEKQALVAGLDRTFAVFVEREKQYKLEKERRSGRE, translated from the coding sequence ATGTCCCGTTCCAGCAAGCTCGCTCTCGTCGTGATCGTCCCCGTCCTGCTGTTCGCCGCGGTCCAGCTCGTGCCCTACGGCCGCAACCATGCGAACCCGCCCGACGGCGCGCTCGTCGCGTTCGACTCGCCCGCCACGAAACAACTTGCCGAACGCGCCTGCTTCGACTGCCACAGCAATCGCACGAAGTGGCCGTGGTACTCGAACATCGCCCCGATCTCGTGGCGCATCCAGCGGCACGTGGACGAAGGCCGCGGGGAACTCAACCTGACCGCGTTCGACCCGGCGAGCGAGGACATGGCCGACGCAGCCGGCGAGGCGGGGGAGACCATCACCAAGGGCGAAATGCCCCCCGCGGACTACCTCCTCGCACACCCGGAGGCGCGTCTGAGCTCCGCCGAGAAGCAGGCGCTGGTCGCCGGCCTCGACAGGACCTTCGCCGTCTTCGTCGAGCGCGAGAAGCAGTACAAGCTCGAGAAGGAACGCAGGAGCGGCAGAGAGTAG